One segment of Pelecanus crispus isolate bPelCri1 chromosome 2, bPelCri1.pri, whole genome shotgun sequence DNA contains the following:
- the FSBP gene encoding fibrinogen silencer-binding protein, translating to MVGKARSSNFTLSEKLDLLKLVKPYVKILEEHTNKHSVIVEKNKCWDIIADNYNAIGVDRPPRTAQGLRTLYKRLKEYAKQELLQQKETHSDCKSSISEPTKKVVEMIPQISSVCLRDRSGVQSASIDKETIAGTSSPQAMLDHHPATVMMELQSEEDVKPPPSLIIDSQQNENLEQEEEHQLVHIMERSPSTSVSSVDMRVMMSPSPVPRRDEFFRLEVGERFRPMCGYDPQMLQMLKEEHQIILENQRKIGLYVQEKRDGLKRKQQLEEELLRTKIKVEKLKAIRLRRDLPEYSNI from the exons ATGGTTGGGAAGGCCAGATCTTCTAATTTTACCTTATCTGAAAAGCTCGATTTGCTAAAACTCGTGAAGCCGTACGTTAAAATTCTCGAGGAACATACCAATAAGCATTCTGTAatagtggaaaaaaacaaatgctggGATATCATAGCTGATAACTACAATGCCATCGGAGTAGATCGCCCTCCTCGTACTGCACAGGGCCTGCGCACGCTGTACAAGAGGCTCAAAGAATATGCCAAACAGGAGCTATTGCAGCAAAAGGAGACTCACTCAGActgtaaaagcagcatttccGAGCCAACCAAGAAAGTTGTGGAGATGATTCCACAGATTTCCAGTGTGTGTTTAAGAGACAGGAGCGGTGTTCAAAG TGCTAGTATCGATAAAGAAACAATTGCTGGTACCAGTTCACCACAGGCAATGTTGGATCACCATCCTGCGACAGTCATGATGGAGTTGCAATCAGAAGAGGATGTCAAACCTCCTCCTTCTTTGATTATAGACTCACAGCAAAATGAGAACTTAGAACAAGAGGAGGAACACCAGCTGGTGCATATTATGGAAAGGTCTCCTTCAACGTCGGTATCTTCAGTTGATATGAGAGTGATGATGTCTCCCTCTCCTGTACCAAGAAGAGATGAGTTTTTTAGGCTTGAGGTTGGAGAACGCTTTAGACCAATGTGTGGGTATGACCCACAGATGTTACAAATGCTGAAAGAAGAGCATCAAATAATATtagaaaatcaaagaaaaattgGTCTTTATGTCCAAGAAAAAAGGGAtggtttgaaaagaaagcagcaactgGAAGAAGAACTGTTGCGAACAAAAATCAAAGTAGAGAAGCTGAAGGCAATACGACTACGCCGTGATCTGCCGGAATACAGCaatatctaa